From Camelus dromedarius isolate mCamDro1 chromosome 2, mCamDro1.pat, whole genome shotgun sequence, one genomic window encodes:
- the IQCG gene encoding dynein regulatory complex protein 9 isoform X1 yields the protein MEEGQLEASNLPPKVWQSEVTLSVTGEPPTATEEHEETARETDIEIIPEITKPLSILDVLRISAVLEDTIDQLSILNYIITVQYEKRQSINMKNNKEMHLEVKNLEKLPVVSKTSKVPNPFLHKEELKLPEIRQGGQFNKVQDLIFRRPTGQIIMSTETLKKIQIDRQFFSDVITETMQELQNSGTFINLLKALGKERENKMHFYDIIAREESGRKKIKALQKQLLNVKKERQVEVQSRNEYIVHLKDQLQEMKAKTNMENRYMKRNTELQISQTQKKCSKTEEHLLEEIEVITVRKDQKLRLKTEEENRIHVEIEMFLRKEQQKLEEKLEFWMEKFDKDTEMKQNELNALKAAKASDLAHLQELAKTLREYEQVIIEDRIEKENTRKQIQRDDLELESTIKLQAWWRGTVVRREIGSFRMPKKDKDDSKESKGKGKGKDKDKRRRKK from the exons aTGGAAGA aGGCCAACTGGAAGCCTCAAATCTTCCTCCAAAAGTCTGGCAATCTGAGGTGACATTGTCAGTAACAGGTGAACCACCTACTGCTACAGAAGAACATGAAGAGACAGCcagagaaacagacatagaaatcatCCCAGAAATCACAAAGCCACTCTCCATCCTAGATGTGCTAAGGATCTCTGCAGTTCTGGAGGACACCATAGATCAGCTCTCTATTCTAAACTATATCATTACAGTTCAGTATGAAAAGAGACAAAGCATCAACATG aagaataacaaagaaatgcATTTAGAAgtaaaaaacttagaaaaacttCCAGTTGTCTCAAAAACCTCAAAAGTACCCAATCCATTCTTACATAAAGAAGAACTCAAGTTGCCAGAAATCAGACAAGGAGGCCAATTTAACAAAGTGCAAGATCTTATCTTCAGAAGACCTACAGGGCAGATCATAATGAGTACAGAGACACTGAAGAAAATTCAAATTGATAG GCAATTTTTCAGTGATGTAATCACTGAGACCATGCAGGAGTTGCAAAATTCAGGCACTTTCATCAATCTTCTGAAAGCTTTGGGCAAAGAGAGggaaaacaaaatgcatttcTATGATATCATTGCCAG GGaggaaagtggaaggaaaaagataaaagctCTTCAAAAACAGCTACTTAATGTCAAAAAAGAACGGCAAGTTGAAGTACAG AGCCGGAATGAGTATATTGTTCACCTCAAGGACCAGTTGCAAGAGATGAAGGCAAAAACCAACATGGAGAATCgctatatgaaaagaaatactgaaCTGCAGATTTCCCAGACCCAGAAAAAATGTAGCAAAACCGAGGAGCACTTGCTGGAAGAGATTGAGGTAATCACTGTTAGGAAGGACCAG AAACTGAGGTTGAAAACCGAAGAAGAGAACCGGATTCATGTGGAGATCGAAATGTTCCTTAGAAAGGAGCAGCAG AAATTGGAGGAGAAGCTAGAGTTCTGGATGGAGAAATTTGATAAGGacacagaaatgaaacagaatgaacTAAATGCTCTCAAAGCTGCTAAGGCCAGTGACTTAGCTCACCTTCAAGAACTTGCAAAGACG CTAAGGGAATATGAACAGGTCATCATTGAAGATCGTATAGAAAAGGAGAACACCAGGAAGCAGATACAACGGGATGACTTGGAATTAGAGAGCACCATAAAG CTCCAGGCCTGGTGGCGAGGCACTGTGGTGCGGAGAGAAATCGGTAGTTTCAGAATGCCCAAGAAGGACAAAGATGACAGCAAAGAGTCAAAAGGTAAAGGTAAAGGCAAAGACAAGGACAAGAGGAGACGCAAGAAGTGA
- the IQCG gene encoding dynein regulatory complex protein 9 isoform X2: MEEGQLEASNLPPKVWQSEVTLSVTGEPPTATEEHEETARETDIEIIPEITKPLSILDVLRISAVLEDTIDQLSILNYIITVQYEKRQSINMKNNKEMHLEVKNLEKLPVVSKTSKVPNPFLHKEELKLPEIRQGGQFNKVQDLIFRRPTGQIIMSTETLKKIQIDRQFFSDVITETMQELQNSGTFINLLKALGKERENKMHFYDIIAREESGRKKIKALQKQLLNVKKERQVEVQSRNEYIVHLKDQLQEMKAKTNMENRYMKRNTELQISQTQKKCSKTEEHLLEEIEKLRLKTEEENRIHVEIEMFLRKEQQKLEEKLEFWMEKFDKDTEMKQNELNALKAAKASDLAHLQELAKTLREYEQVIIEDRIEKENTRKQIQRDDLELESTIKLQAWWRGTVVRREIGSFRMPKKDKDDSKESKGKGKGKDKDKRRRKK; the protein is encoded by the exons aTGGAAGA aGGCCAACTGGAAGCCTCAAATCTTCCTCCAAAAGTCTGGCAATCTGAGGTGACATTGTCAGTAACAGGTGAACCACCTACTGCTACAGAAGAACATGAAGAGACAGCcagagaaacagacatagaaatcatCCCAGAAATCACAAAGCCACTCTCCATCCTAGATGTGCTAAGGATCTCTGCAGTTCTGGAGGACACCATAGATCAGCTCTCTATTCTAAACTATATCATTACAGTTCAGTATGAAAAGAGACAAAGCATCAACATG aagaataacaaagaaatgcATTTAGAAgtaaaaaacttagaaaaacttCCAGTTGTCTCAAAAACCTCAAAAGTACCCAATCCATTCTTACATAAAGAAGAACTCAAGTTGCCAGAAATCAGACAAGGAGGCCAATTTAACAAAGTGCAAGATCTTATCTTCAGAAGACCTACAGGGCAGATCATAATGAGTACAGAGACACTGAAGAAAATTCAAATTGATAG GCAATTTTTCAGTGATGTAATCACTGAGACCATGCAGGAGTTGCAAAATTCAGGCACTTTCATCAATCTTCTGAAAGCTTTGGGCAAAGAGAGggaaaacaaaatgcatttcTATGATATCATTGCCAG GGaggaaagtggaaggaaaaagataaaagctCTTCAAAAACAGCTACTTAATGTCAAAAAAGAACGGCAAGTTGAAGTACAG AGCCGGAATGAGTATATTGTTCACCTCAAGGACCAGTTGCAAGAGATGAAGGCAAAAACCAACATGGAGAATCgctatatgaaaagaaatactgaaCTGCAGATTTCCCAGACCCAGAAAAAATGTAGCAAAACCGAGGAGCACTTGCTGGAAGAGATTGAG AAACTGAGGTTGAAAACCGAAGAAGAGAACCGGATTCATGTGGAGATCGAAATGTTCCTTAGAAAGGAGCAGCAG AAATTGGAGGAGAAGCTAGAGTTCTGGATGGAGAAATTTGATAAGGacacagaaatgaaacagaatgaacTAAATGCTCTCAAAGCTGCTAAGGCCAGTGACTTAGCTCACCTTCAAGAACTTGCAAAGACG CTAAGGGAATATGAACAGGTCATCATTGAAGATCGTATAGAAAAGGAGAACACCAGGAAGCAGATACAACGGGATGACTTGGAATTAGAGAGCACCATAAAG CTCCAGGCCTGGTGGCGAGGCACTGTGGTGCGGAGAGAAATCGGTAGTTTCAGAATGCCCAAGAAGGACAAAGATGACAGCAAAGAGTCAAAAGGTAAAGGTAAAGGCAAAGACAAGGACAAGAGGAGACGCAAGAAGTGA